The following are from one region of the Aquirufa lenticrescens genome:
- a CDS encoding ATP-binding cassette domain-containing protein, translating to MLKIGIKKHQVTSHFALSNIQIKVKSGEIYALIGKSGSGKSTIANLLVGLKYDPAYSITINSKELNDGIDRLIPQFKQAGYVPQTLHLKPHHSVYNYAQVLFQYLPNTQQDAVIKKYLKQFYLIKQKDTKVASLSGGERQKLALLEAISQPISYLVLDEPFSQLDTEQKLEFSQIIASIVSERAIPCILISHDLTDILQLSHSVGIMENGKLVFQGSWTKFKESANTVVLRLKKAILDWDSQMKGLINNLR from the coding sequence ATGTTAAAAATAGGCATAAAGAAACACCAAGTTACTAGTCATTTTGCTTTATCCAATATTCAAATAAAAGTAAAATCAGGCGAAATCTACGCATTAATTGGAAAAAGTGGTTCGGGAAAAAGCACGATTGCAAACCTATTAGTGGGATTAAAATACGATCCAGCCTATTCAATCACCATTAATTCTAAGGAATTAAATGATGGAATTGATCGACTAATTCCTCAATTCAAACAGGCGGGTTATGTTCCACAAACCCTTCATTTAAAGCCACATCACAGCGTGTATAATTATGCGCAGGTTTTATTTCAATACTTACCTAACACACAACAGGATGCTGTCATAAAAAAATACCTCAAGCAATTTTATTTAATCAAGCAAAAGGATACAAAAGTAGCCTCATTATCTGGGGGAGAGAGACAAAAACTAGCGCTTTTAGAAGCTATCAGCCAACCCATTTCTTATTTGGTTTTAGATGAGCCTTTTAGCCAGTTAGATACGGAACAAAAATTAGAATTTTCTCAAATTATTGCATCTATTGTTTCTGAAAGAGCTATTCCTTGCATATTAATTAGTCATGATTTGACGGATATTCTCCAATTAAGCCATTCGGTAGGAATTATGGAAAATGGAAAACTCGTATTTCAGGGATCTTGGACTAAGTTCAAAGAATCGGCTAACACGGTAGTTCTACGCCTTAAAAAGGCCATACTTGATTGGGATAGTCAAATGAAAGGATTAATTAATAACCTGAGATAG
- the ruvC gene encoding crossover junction endodeoxyribonuclease RuvC, producing MTQISTSSSEKIILGIDPGTRYLGYGLLRITNDKVTVLQYGVLNLTKYTTQGAKFLKIHERVLGIIEEFLPDEIAIESPFFGKNVQSMLKLGRVQGMVMSLAFSKSIPIAEYEPKKIKQSVTGNGNASKEQVAKMVEIIGNIKLDAKMHDATDALGIAICHHFHNKNISSTLKGTKKGWGAFVTENPERIK from the coding sequence ATGACGCAAATTAGCACTTCCTCTTCAGAAAAAATAATCTTAGGTATTGACCCAGGGACACGATACTTAGGTTATGGTCTATTGAGAATTACGAATGACAAGGTAACTGTTTTGCAATATGGCGTGCTAAACTTGACTAAATACACTACGCAGGGAGCTAAATTCTTGAAGATTCACGAACGGGTTTTGGGAATTATCGAAGAGTTTCTGCCTGATGAGATTGCAATTGAATCGCCCTTCTTTGGCAAAAATGTACAATCGATGTTGAAATTAGGTCGCGTGCAAGGGATGGTGATGTCTTTAGCCTTCTCTAAATCAATTCCGATTGCGGAATACGAACCTAAAAAGATCAAACAGTCGGTGACAGGAAATGGGAATGCGTCGAAAGAACAAGTCGCTAAAATGGTGGAGATTATTGGCAATATTAAATTAGATGCCAAAATGCACGATGCAACTGACGCACTAGGAATCGCTATTTGCCATCATTTTCATAATAAAAACATCAGTTCCACGCTTAAAGGAACAAAAAAAGGCTGGGGCGCTTTCGTCACGGAGAATCCAGAACGAATTAAATAA
- a CDS encoding thioredoxin domain-containing protein: protein MNKLGSEVSPYLLQHKNNPVHWEPWGPEALDRAKIEDKPIIVSIGYAACHWCHVMEHESFENQEVAAIMNEYFVNIKVDREERPDVDMVYMEALHQMGLNGGWPLNVFLLPDQKPFYGGTYFKKANWIQLLYSIHNAFVNNREDLAKSADGFAESLSENASFFAHSDLNETAAVIPTALTKIKSALDPVFGGINKAPKFPLPSLIQFLYAVPSSLSVELGLPILQKTWLEKMAQGGIYDAVGGGFSRYSVDSEWFCPHFEKMLYDNAQLLSAYTKAYKRERNPLYQEVIFDTISFLKRELLSPRGLYYSSLDADSEGEEGLFYTWSFSELAALNNDEFLKTYSISKNGNWEDGRNILFKSSPVLNSHFEKEMNVLRDARLTRIRPGTDTKEVLVWNAQLVAAFVEVYQVFGRKEDLQSAIDLITAIETHFNKGDQWLHQAQFSREPIGAFLDDISALVLAYIKLYLLTSDANFKEKADNLILRIGDEFSHPELALYQYRSKKADYLIAEKVEVMDSVMPSSNSMLCEAFLWMGILKNKAEYTLNGRAMLSQILERAIAHPAYFANWLRIYSEWIEHPKALLKYAGDGDGLDVFDWCIDKDQLVCIPSEEIETYLLCVGDYCFAPVSTLQEVDKQLAELI from the coding sequence ATGAATAAGCTCGGCTCAGAAGTTTCTCCCTATTTATTACAACATAAAAACAACCCGGTTCATTGGGAGCCGTGGGGACCTGAGGCATTAGATCGCGCAAAAATTGAAGACAAGCCCATCATAGTGAGTATTGGGTATGCCGCCTGCCATTGGTGCCACGTGATGGAGCACGAATCTTTTGAGAATCAGGAAGTGGCGGCCATCATGAATGAATACTTTGTAAACATTAAAGTAGACAGGGAAGAACGTCCAGATGTAGATATGGTGTATATGGAGGCGCTTCATCAGATGGGATTGAATGGAGGTTGGCCACTCAATGTTTTTTTATTACCAGATCAAAAGCCCTTTTACGGAGGTACCTATTTCAAAAAAGCCAACTGGATTCAGTTGTTATATTCTATTCATAATGCTTTTGTGAACAACCGCGAAGACTTAGCTAAATCGGCGGATGGATTCGCAGAGAGCTTATCTGAAAACGCCTCCTTTTTTGCTCATTCAGATTTAAATGAGACTGCCGCAGTTATTCCAACGGCATTGACTAAAATTAAATCTGCATTAGATCCTGTTTTCGGAGGAATCAACAAAGCTCCTAAATTTCCTCTACCCTCTTTGATTCAATTTTTATATGCAGTACCCTCTTCTCTTTCGGTCGAATTGGGATTGCCCATACTTCAAAAAACGTGGTTAGAAAAAATGGCCCAAGGGGGTATTTATGATGCAGTTGGTGGTGGTTTTTCTAGGTATTCGGTAGATTCTGAGTGGTTTTGCCCTCATTTTGAAAAGATGCTCTATGATAATGCGCAATTATTGTCTGCTTACACGAAAGCCTACAAGAGAGAGCGGAATCCACTTTATCAAGAAGTGATTTTCGATACTATTAGCTTTCTAAAGCGCGAATTACTTTCGCCTCGAGGTTTGTATTATTCCTCCTTAGATGCGGATTCAGAGGGCGAAGAGGGTCTGTTTTATACCTGGTCTTTTTCGGAATTAGCCGCCTTGAACAATGACGAGTTTTTAAAGACATATTCCATCTCGAAAAACGGTAATTGGGAGGATGGACGTAATATTTTATTCAAATCATCTCCTGTTTTAAACTCGCATTTCGAGAAAGAAATGAATGTTTTACGGGATGCTCGGTTAACCCGAATAAGACCTGGGACAGATACAAAAGAAGTCTTGGTATGGAATGCGCAATTAGTGGCAGCATTTGTAGAAGTCTATCAAGTGTTTGGTCGAAAAGAGGATTTGCAAAGTGCTATAGATTTAATTACGGCTATTGAAACGCATTTTAATAAAGGTGATCAATGGTTGCATCAGGCTCAGTTTTCGCGCGAGCCTATTGGTGCTTTTTTGGATGATATCTCTGCCTTGGTTTTGGCCTATATAAAACTCTATTTATTGACCTCAGATGCTAATTTCAAGGAGAAAGCAGATAATCTAATACTAAGAATTGGTGATGAGTTTTCGCATCCAGAATTAGCGCTGTATCAATACCGGTCAAAGAAAGCGGATTATTTAATAGCGGAAAAAGTAGAAGTAATGGATTCGGTGATGCCTTCGTCTAATTCGATGTTGTGTGAGGCTTTCTTATGGATGGGTATTCTGAAAAATAAGGCTGAATATACCCTTAATGGCCGTGCCATGTTGTCTCAAATTCTCGAAAGAGCCATTGCGCATCCTGCTTATTTTGCGAATTGGTTGCGCATTTATTCGGAATGGATAGAACATCCGAAAGCTTTGCTAAAATATGCGGGTGACGGCGATGGTTTGGATGTTTTCGACTGGTGTATCGACAAGGATCAACTTGTTTGTATTCCTTCTGAAGAAATAGAGACCTATTTGTTATGTGTGGGTGATTATTGTTTCGCTCCTGTTTCGACTTTGCAAGAAGTAGATAAGCAGTTAGCTGAGCTTATTTAA
- a CDS encoding tetratricopeptide repeat protein, which produces MDRKEFIKNEINQDPTDPFNHYLLAIEYQKEGTIEESFKQFEMIVSKFPDYVATYYTYANALLSANKDNRAEEIIQAGIVQAEKKGAAKALKELKQLLELNF; this is translated from the coding sequence ATGGATCGTAAAGAATTTATTAAAAATGAGATTAATCAAGATCCAACGGATCCGTTTAACCATTATTTGTTAGCTATTGAATACCAGAAAGAAGGTACCATTGAAGAATCTTTTAAGCAGTTTGAAATGATCGTTTCAAAATTCCCTGATTATGTAGCCACTTACTATACCTATGCAAATGCTTTATTATCAGCAAATAAAGATAATAGAGCTGAAGAAATTATACAGGCTGGTATTGTACAGGCAGAAAAAAAAGGAGCTGCTAAAGCCTTGAAAGAACTGAAGCAACTCCTTGAATTGAATTTTTGA
- a CDS encoding TatD family hydrolase, which translates to MIDTHAHLYDVHFQEDMSFFLKEIKEAGVTEVWLPNCDSESWVDLKKLSINYPDFVLPMVGLHPTYVKENYQAELAVLKSELDKTKVLAIGEIGLDYYWDTTFAELQMDAFKQQCHWALDFGLWVDIHCRKAYADLIKTLKLPEFKNLRGIIHCFAGDAREAKVLIDLGYYLGIGGVITYKNTTLFEDIKDIPLSRIVLETDAPYLSPVPFRGKPNSPKNIPIIAQKLADLYEVSLEHLVRQTNANAQQLKAISGY; encoded by the coding sequence ATGATTGATACGCACGCACACTTGTATGATGTTCATTTTCAAGAAGATATGTCTTTTTTCTTAAAGGAGATTAAAGAGGCAGGTGTGACAGAAGTTTGGTTGCCAAATTGTGACTCTGAATCTTGGGTGGATCTAAAGAAATTAAGTATAAATTACCCTGATTTTGTGCTTCCGATGGTTGGGTTACATCCTACGTATGTGAAGGAAAATTACCAAGCAGAATTAGCTGTATTAAAGTCAGAATTAGACAAAACTAAAGTGTTAGCCATCGGTGAAATAGGTTTGGATTATTATTGGGATACCACTTTTGCAGAACTACAAATGGATGCTTTCAAGCAACAATGCCATTGGGCATTAGACTTTGGTTTATGGGTTGATATACACTGTAGAAAAGCGTATGCCGATTTAATTAAAACGTTAAAATTGCCCGAATTCAAAAATTTAAGGGGTATTATTCACTGTTTTGCAGGTGATGCCCGAGAAGCAAAGGTATTGATAGATTTAGGCTATTATTTGGGTATTGGAGGTGTAATAACCTATAAAAACACGACTCTATTTGAGGATATTAAGGATATTCCTTTGTCACGGATTGTATTAGAAACGGATGCTCCTTATTTAAGTCCTGTACCCTTCAGAGGAAAGCCTAATTCACCTAAGAATATTCCGATTATCGCTCAAAAATTGGCTGATTTATATGAGGTATCCCTCGAACATTTGGTGAGGCAAACAAATGCGAATGCACAGCAATTAAAAGCTATCTCAGGTTATTAA
- a CDS encoding DNA topoisomerase IV subunit B: MSVEENQNNAPVYNDDSIRSLDWKEHIRLRPGMYIGKLGDGSSVDDGIYVLVKEIMDNSIDEHMMGNGKSIDVKISDHKVEVRDYGRGIPLGKVIDCVSKINTGGKYDSGAFQKSVGLNGVGTKATNALSNYFKVQSYRDGQTKWAEFCKGELTAESPGIESSNAKSGTHVQFEPDNTIFKNYHFIPQYLDSLFWNYAYLNAGLTINFNGEKYFSQNGLFDLLSKKTNAEENRYPIIHLKGNDIELAITHNNQYGEEYYSFVNGQNTTQGGTHLAAFREAIVRTVREFFKKDFDPSDVRASIVGAIAIRVQEPVFESQTKTKLGSTTISPDSNSTSIRTFVGDFVKTELDNYLHQNPASADALLKRILQSERERKDIAGIKKLANERAKKANLHNKKLRDCRVHLSDEKSETRHDTTLFITEGDSASGSITKSRDVQLQAVFSLRGKPLNSFGLTKKIVYENEEFNLLQHALDIEDSLDNLRYNKIVIATDADVDGMHIRLLILTFFLQFFPDLVRNGHLYILETPLFRVRNKKETRYCYSDEERRNAIEALGPKPEITRFKGLGEISPEEFGNFIGEDIKLEPVILEKDFTIPQLLTYYMGKNTPERQKFIIDNLIIEKDLEEVLLA; the protein is encoded by the coding sequence ATGTCAGTGGAAGAAAATCAAAATAACGCACCTGTTTATAACGACGATAGTATTCGTTCCCTAGATTGGAAAGAACATATTCGGCTTCGTCCGGGTATGTATATTGGTAAATTAGGCGATGGATCATCAGTGGATGATGGTATCTATGTTCTTGTTAAAGAGATTATGGATAACTCGATTGATGAGCATATGATGGGAAATGGTAAGTCTATTGACGTTAAAATTTCTGATCATAAAGTGGAAGTGCGTGATTACGGTCGTGGTATTCCTTTAGGAAAGGTAATTGATTGCGTTTCTAAAATTAATACCGGTGGTAAATACGATTCAGGTGCTTTCCAAAAATCCGTAGGTTTGAATGGTGTGGGTACAAAAGCTACGAATGCGCTTTCCAATTACTTTAAAGTTCAATCCTACCGAGATGGTCAAACCAAATGGGCGGAGTTTTGCAAGGGTGAGCTAACAGCTGAATCACCTGGTATTGAATCTTCTAATGCGAAGAGTGGAACACACGTTCAGTTTGAGCCAGATAATACGATCTTTAAGAATTACCATTTCATCCCGCAATATTTGGATTCCTTGTTTTGGAATTATGCCTACTTGAATGCTGGATTGACCATTAATTTTAATGGAGAGAAATATTTTTCCCAAAATGGACTTTTCGACTTACTTTCTAAAAAGACGAATGCGGAGGAAAATCGGTATCCGATAATTCATTTAAAAGGGAACGATATTGAATTAGCCATTACGCATAATAACCAATACGGAGAGGAATATTATTCTTTCGTAAATGGTCAAAATACGACTCAAGGCGGTACTCACTTAGCAGCCTTTAGAGAAGCGATTGTTAGAACGGTGCGCGAGTTCTTTAAGAAGGACTTTGATCCATCGGATGTACGTGCGAGTATCGTAGGTGCTATCGCAATTCGGGTGCAAGAACCTGTTTTTGAATCCCAAACAAAGACAAAATTAGGTAGCACCACTATTTCTCCTGATTCAAACTCCACCTCCATTCGTACGTTTGTTGGGGATTTTGTAAAGACTGAATTGGATAATTATTTACACCAAAATCCAGCTTCAGCAGACGCTTTATTAAAGCGAATTTTGCAATCAGAGCGCGAGCGCAAGGATATTGCAGGTATCAAGAAATTAGCGAATGAGCGCGCGAAGAAAGCGAACCTACATAACAAAAAATTAAGAGATTGCCGTGTACATTTATCCGACGAAAAATCGGAGACGCGTCACGACACTACTTTGTTTATTACCGAGGGTGATTCGGCATCAGGAAGCATCACTAAATCACGTGATGTTCAATTGCAGGCTGTATTTAGTTTACGAGGAAAGCCTTTGAATAGCTTTGGCCTGACAAAGAAGATTGTCTATGAAAACGAGGAATTTAATCTATTGCAGCACGCATTAGATATTGAAGATTCTTTAGATAATCTGCGTTACAATAAGATTGTGATTGCAACGGATGCCGATGTGGATGGAATGCACATTCGCTTGCTTATTTTGACTTTCTTCTTACAATTCTTTCCAGATTTAGTGAGAAATGGTCACCTGTATATTTTAGAGACTCCCCTATTTAGAGTTCGAAATAAGAAGGAAACGCGTTATTGCTACTCTGATGAAGAACGTCGCAATGCGATTGAAGCCTTAGGTCCTAAACCTGAGATTACGCGTTTTAAGGGTCTAGGGGAAATTTCTCCTGAGGAATTCGGGAACTTTATTGGCGAGGATATTAAATTAGAACCGGTGATTCTCGAAAAAGATTTCACTATCCCTCAGCTTTTAACGTATTACATGGGTAAGAATACACCAGAGCGCCAAAAATTCATTATTGATAACTTAATTATCGAAAAGGATTTAGAAGAGGTGCTTTTAGCCTAA
- a CDS encoding xylulokinase, which translates to MILCGIDVGTSSIKVSIVDAANQQLIYSTSFPEVENEISSPQLGFAEQDPEHWWYCVKQAILKANSTGLYDPKNIGAIGISYQMHGLVVLDKNTQVLRPSIIWCDSRATPYGEKAYIALGESFCQSHYLNSPGNFTAAKLAWVKENQPAIFEQITQVMLPGDFIAGRFTSTFTTTASALSEGILWDFKASHPAKDLMAYYGFPESIFPPVHALFSVHGTITSAVASELGLGSHVKVTYKAGDQPNNAYSLGVLHPGDIATTAGTSGVVYGISDELKYDKENRVNSFAHVNHTAAKTSVGVLMCINGTGILNRWVKQNFFPSLSYSQMNELGAKASIGTNGLVCMPFGNGAERIFQNQTIGGSFQQLDFNRHSSADIIRAAQEGIAFSMVYGIELLGNVGVKPKKLKAGFANMYLSDLFTQAIVNASGASVELLESDGAFGAALGAGAGVGYYTNEDEAVSHIKVLKTIQPDAGLKNAYADAYGVWKNNLPA; encoded by the coding sequence ATGATTCTGTGCGGAATTGATGTGGGAACTTCTTCCATTAAAGTTAGTATTGTTGATGCAGCAAACCAACAATTAATTTATTCTACTTCCTTTCCGGAGGTCGAGAATGAGATTTCCTCCCCTCAACTCGGTTTTGCAGAACAGGATCCTGAGCATTGGTGGTATTGCGTAAAACAAGCTATTTTAAAAGCGAATTCAACTGGTTTATATGACCCTAAAAATATTGGTGCCATTGGTATTTCGTACCAGATGCACGGTTTAGTGGTCCTTGATAAAAATACTCAGGTGTTACGTCCTTCTATTATTTGGTGCGATTCGCGTGCCACACCTTATGGAGAGAAGGCCTATATAGCGTTAGGAGAATCATTTTGCCAAAGTCATTACCTCAATTCCCCTGGTAATTTCACTGCCGCTAAATTAGCCTGGGTAAAAGAAAATCAACCCGCCATTTTTGAACAAATTACTCAGGTAATGCTTCCTGGTGATTTTATTGCAGGTCGATTTACGTCTACTTTCACTACGACGGCATCAGCGCTTTCAGAAGGTATTTTATGGGACTTTAAAGCTTCGCATCCGGCTAAAGACTTGATGGCTTATTACGGATTCCCTGAATCGATCTTCCCTCCTGTTCATGCTTTATTTTCAGTTCACGGCACGATTACATCTGCCGTTGCTTCTGAATTAGGTCTAGGATCACACGTTAAAGTGACGTATAAAGCTGGTGATCAGCCTAATAATGCCTATTCCTTAGGTGTTTTACACCCAGGTGACATCGCTACGACGGCAGGTACATCGGGTGTGGTTTATGGTATTTCAGATGAGTTAAAGTATGATAAAGAAAATCGGGTGAATTCGTTTGCGCACGTTAATCATACAGCTGCAAAAACGAGTGTGGGAGTATTAATGTGCATCAATGGAACGGGTATTTTAAACCGGTGGGTTAAGCAAAATTTCTTCCCTTCTTTATCTTATTCCCAAATGAATGAGCTAGGTGCAAAAGCATCTATTGGGACGAATGGTTTAGTTTGCATGCCTTTTGGCAATGGAGCGGAGCGTATTTTCCAAAATCAAACCATAGGTGGAAGTTTTCAGCAGTTGGATTTCAATCGTCATTCATCAGCCGATATTATTCGCGCAGCCCAGGAGGGTATTGCCTTTTCAATGGTCTATGGTATTGAATTATTAGGAAATGTAGGTGTTAAGCCTAAGAAATTAAAAGCTGGATTCGCCAATATGTATTTAAGTGATTTATTCACTCAAGCAATCGTTAATGCCTCTGGTGCTTCAGTTGAATTATTGGAATCAGATGGAGCTTTTGGAGCTGCTTTAGGAGCAGGTGCTGGTGTGGGTTATTACACGAATGAAGATGAGGCCGTAAGTCATATCAAAGTTTTGAAGACGATTCAACCTGATGCTGGTTTGAAGAATGCCTATGCAGATGCCTATGGTGTTTGGAAAAATAATCTACCCGCTTAA
- a CDS encoding electron transfer flavoprotein subunit beta/FixA family protein yields the protein MKILVCISCVPDTTSKITIDPSTSQISSQGLTFIVGPYDDYALSRAIELKESNGAEVIVLHVGGVESEALIRKCLALGADSAVRIDGNPTTSAQIAHSIVSYVNQNPMDLILMGKESIDYNSGIVHGLVAGALGYTHFNPVMHLDFSGDGLKLEVEMDGGKMDVSCPLPAVLGCQEPIAEWKIPSMRGIMTARTKEIAVLPFDTSSQIQILKADIAETARKNKMINAEDAEQLIDLLRTETNVL from the coding sequence ATGAAAATACTAGTCTGTATCTCCTGTGTCCCAGACACTACCTCAAAAATAACAATAGATCCATCAACCTCCCAAATAAGTAGTCAGGGATTAACATTTATCGTAGGCCCCTATGATGATTATGCCCTTTCTCGTGCTATTGAACTAAAGGAAAGTAACGGTGCCGAAGTCATAGTTTTACACGTAGGCGGAGTTGAATCAGAAGCACTTATTCGTAAATGTTTAGCTTTAGGGGCTGATTCAGCTGTTCGAATCGATGGTAATCCCACTACCTCTGCACAGATTGCACATTCCATTGTATCCTATGTGAATCAAAATCCAATGGATTTAATTTTGATGGGAAAAGAGTCCATTGATTATAACTCAGGAATAGTGCATGGATTAGTGGCGGGTGCCTTAGGATACACTCACTTTAACCCAGTAATGCATTTGGATTTTTCGGGTGATGGCTTGAAATTAGAAGTAGAAATGGATGGAGGTAAAATGGATGTCTCGTGTCCCCTACCTGCCGTTTTAGGATGTCAAGAACCCATAGCTGAATGGAAAATTCCATCGATGCGCGGTATCATGACTGCTCGAACTAAAGAAATTGCTGTGTTACCTTTCGATACTTCAAGCCAAATTCAGATTCTAAAAGCTGATATCGCCGAAACAGCTCGCAAAAACAAGATGATTAATGCTGAAGATGCTGAGCAATTAATCGATTTATTAAGAACAGAGACAAACGTATTATAA
- a CDS encoding ABC transporter permease, whose protein sequence is MNVKENVLEGLRSIKGNLLRTVLTALIISLGITSLVGILTAIDGIQSSVDNSFSGLGANSFDIRNRPTMQVRREGQKEKRFKNIDYRQASHYKYLFTAKGKVSLKTNVNNNAIAKYASKKTNPNTRVLGIDENFMELKGYKVGAGRNFSPNEQLNAINVCILGVDVIDQLYEKESPIGTEIIVSGIKLKVIGVLDKKGNMMGGGDDRVIMVPLETGRKMAVGRNLTFDITTSSSKITNLDDFMEEARGAMRKVRMDPIGMEDSFSIDRSDSIAKSFESITGSLRIGGFVIGFITLLGAAIALMNIMMVSVSERTREIGIRKSLGATPGRILQQFLIEAIVICLLGGIGGIMLAIPIGNLIAQAISSGAASFIIPWLWMMTGIIICIIVGLFSGIYPAFKASKMDPVEALRYE, encoded by the coding sequence ATGAATGTAAAAGAAAATGTTTTAGAGGGTTTGCGCTCCATTAAGGGGAATTTGCTAAGAACGGTACTAACTGCGCTTATTATTTCTTTGGGGATTACCTCTTTAGTAGGCATATTAACGGCTATTGATGGTATTCAAAGTTCAGTAGATAATTCATTTTCTGGCTTGGGAGCAAACTCATTCGATATACGTAACCGCCCAACTATGCAAGTGAGACGTGAAGGGCAGAAAGAAAAACGCTTTAAAAACATCGACTATCGTCAGGCAAGTCACTATAAATATTTATTTACTGCAAAAGGTAAAGTTTCCCTTAAGACGAATGTAAACAACAACGCCATCGCTAAGTATGCTTCTAAAAAAACGAATCCCAATACACGCGTTTTAGGAATCGACGAAAATTTTATGGAGTTAAAAGGCTATAAAGTAGGAGCGGGCCGTAATTTTTCTCCTAACGAACAATTAAATGCTATTAACGTGTGTATTCTAGGTGTCGATGTCATTGACCAATTGTATGAAAAAGAAAGCCCGATTGGAACAGAAATTATTGTTTCAGGGATCAAATTGAAGGTAATAGGGGTTTTAGATAAGAAGGGAAATATGATGGGGGGCGGAGATGATCGCGTTATCATGGTTCCCCTTGAAACGGGTCGAAAAATGGCTGTAGGTCGTAATCTTACGTTTGATATCACTACTTCCTCTTCCAAGATTACTAATCTAGATGATTTTATGGAAGAGGCACGCGGCGCTATGCGAAAAGTTAGAATGGACCCAATTGGAATGGAAGATTCTTTCAGTATAGATCGCTCGGATTCCATTGCTAAAAGCTTTGAAAGCATCACAGGTTCCCTGCGAATTGGTGGATTCGTGATTGGCTTTATTACGCTTTTAGGTGCGGCTATTGCTTTAATGAATATTATGATGGTTTCTGTGAGTGAGCGTACTCGTGAAATTGGTATCCGTAAATCATTAGGAGCGACTCCTGGTCGAATTTTACAACAGTTCTTAATTGAAGCCATTGTCATTTGTTTACTAGGAGGAATAGGAGGGATTATGTTAGCGATTCCGATTGGTAACTTAATTGCTCAGGCCATTAGCTCAGGAGCAGCTAGCTTTATTATTCCTTGGTTGTGGATGATGACAGGTATTATAATTTGTATTATAGTAGGCTTATTTTCAGGAATTTATCCAGCTTTCAAAGCATCGAAAATGGATCCTGTAGAGGCTTTACGCTACGAATAA
- a CDS encoding polysaccharide deacetylase family protein yields the protein MFIHQIPSFIPALLPRFTWSKAVDRQIYLTFDDGPTPEITDFVLECLAEFEAKATFFCIGKNVVENPSIIQRIKAAGHSIGNHTMNHSNAWKMDYDAYVDDFNKCEAVFNQLAIKSIGFRPPYGRITREMYREMDNVILWSVLTGDYNASLSSSEIISSVLPLLKPGAIVVMHDSVKAFPRLQVILPAILRYCKEQNFVLSAL from the coding sequence ATGTTTATTCATCAAATTCCGTCGTTCATTCCTGCCCTTTTACCCCGATTTACGTGGTCAAAAGCAGTTGATCGTCAGATTTATTTAACCTTTGATGATGGACCAACTCCTGAAATTACGGATTTTGTCCTAGAATGCTTAGCGGAATTTGAAGCAAAGGCCACATTTTTTTGCATTGGTAAGAATGTGGTAGAAAATCCGAGTATTATTCAACGAATTAAAGCTGCAGGTCATAGCATCGGAAATCATACCATGAATCATAGCAATGCTTGGAAAATGGATTATGACGCTTATGTTGATGACTTCAATAAATGTGAGGCAGTATTTAATCAACTGGCAATTAAATCCATTGGTTTCCGCCCTCCCTATGGCCGGATTACGCGCGAGATGTACCGTGAAATGGATAATGTAATTTTATGGTCCGTATTAACAGGGGATTATAATGCCTCTTTATCCTCCTCAGAAATTATTTCATCCGTTTTGCCCTTACTAAAACCTGGTGCAATTGTCGTGATGCACGATAGTGTCAAAGCTTTTCCACGTTTGCAGGTTATTTTACCTGCCATTCTTCGTTATTGTAAAGAACAAAATTTCGTTTTATCCGCCTTATGA